The window TACGACGCACAGGAGTTGGACGACGACCACCCAGTTCGACTCACCAACCAAGCCGCCAAGTTCGACCACTCACCGGAACGGGACTACGAGTTCACGTGGTGGGTGCCACAGCCCGGTCGCGGGACGAATTTCTGGATACCACTCCGTATCAACCCCGCTCAAGAAGAACTCTGGCACGACCTCGTGGACGGTGAAGCGTCGGCTGGCCAACTCCGCCTGCAACGTCACCGCACGTCGTGGACGCTTCACGTCACCGTCGAGTTTCCGGTCGAAGAACCGAATTACGACCCGACAGACGACGATGTAACACCAGTCGGCTTCGACATTGGCGAAGCACACCTGCTCGCGGGCTGTGCCTGCGAGCAGGGCACTCCGACCGACCCACTCCTCATCAACGGTGGCCGCGCTCGTCACCTCCGCAAAGAGATGCACACGACGCTCAAGCGGCTGCAAGAGCGCGAGGCCGCCCAGTGGCGGATTGACGAACGGTTCGACCACTACCAGAACGCACTCACAGACATCATCGAGAAGGCGTCTCGGCAGGCAATCGAGTACGCCTGCCGGTTCGAGAAGCCTGTGGTCGTGCTGGAAGACCTCTCGGACATCCGCGAAGACCTCGATTACGGCGAGTGGATGAACCGACGACTCCACGCGTGGGCGTTCGCTCGCTTGCAGGAGCGTATTGAGGACAAAGCGCGAGAGTCTGGCATCCCGGTCGAATACATCCGCCCGGAGTACACGAGCCAGACGTGCCACGAGTGCGGCCACATCGGGTATCGGGACGGCGATGAGTTCCGGTGTCAGAACGACGAGTGTTGGGTGTCGGAGTATCACGCGGACATCAACGCGGCGGTCAACATCGCTGACCGCCACGACCCGTGGGGTGAGAGCCTGCCGCTGAAATCGGCGGGCGATGACATCTCACGGGATGGGAGCGCCTGTGACAGCGCCACGACCCCCACCGAGCAGAGCCAACCACGGCAGATGACGCTCGGCGAGGTCGGGTCGGAACCCACTACCGGTAGTTAGCCGGTATTCCCATGCAGGGAAGCCGCGCCGTTTACGGCGCGGAGGATGTCACGTAAACCCATCCCTCATGCTCACGCTCGGAAGAGAGAGCTCCTGGCCTGCCCAAGCTGCCCGTGACTGTCACCCTCACACACCGCGGCAAATTCGAGTCAGGTCGTTGGAACCCGTCTCTGCTGTCGTCGGCAGTTGAAAACTGTTGGTCGACTTCATCCCCACCCTGAAGGGCGAGGCTTTCGTCTCGAATCTCCCGTAACTATCACGAAGATACCATATGGATTCTTATACGATAGCTCGCTTGGTACCGTATGCCACTGCGAAGGCGTTCACGCGAGCGACCGGGGAGTCACGCAGCGCCGGGGCGCGATTCCGGCGACCCGCGCCAGCGTAATCGAGAACACACGGGGCGACGCCAGCCGTCGCCCGGGGGGCGGTGATGTCCAGCCGTCGCGTCGCCACCCTGCTTGTGGTGGCCCTGGTGCTGACCAGCGGCTGTTCGTTCCTCGGCGGCGACACCGTCGCGTTCACGGCGTCGCCGGCCAGCGTCTGTTCGGACACGCTCTCCGCGACGGGCTACTCGACCGAGGTGTCGCGCTGGGAGAACCAGTCACGGAACGTGACCGTGGCAGGACAGACACGGACGCTGCAACTCGACAGCTACGTCTCCGGCTACGACCGGACCAACGCGAGCGGGCAGACCAGGGGCGGGTTCGCGCTCTTCGCGACCCCGAAGGCGTCGGTCGCCGGGCAGGCGGCCAACCCCGTCGGCGGGATGTCCGCCCGCGATATGGTGTCGACCCTGTCCGCCGAACTCGACCAGTACGGCGAGCTATCGGACATCCAGCGGCTCGGCACGGACCAGGTGCGCGTCCTCGGGAGCGAGACCACGCGGACCCGGTTCGGCGCGACCGGGACCGACGATAACGGCGACCCGGTCGACGTGGAGCTGTCGATCCTGCGCGTCGAACACGGCTCGGACTTCGTCGTCGCCGGGAGCATCCACGAGCAGTCGAACCCGGGCGAGCGCGAACGCCTCGACCGGCTCCGCGGCTGCATCGAACACGAGGACGCCCAGCCGACCGATGCGGGGCCCACGGCCACGACGACGACCGGCCCGGACAAGAAAACGCCGACCGATACCGAGACGCCGGTTGAGGCACAGCTCGCGACGGGCTTCCACCCGCCGCAGGTCGACGGGCTCCTCTACGGCCACTCCGGCCAGCAACTCGAAGAGGGGTCGGCCGCCGAGTGGGCCGACGGCTCGGTCCGGTCGGTCACGCTCCGGTCGGCCGACGGCGAGCGGACACTGGAAGGCACGCTCTACGTGAAGGAGGTCCAGGACCGGCTCTACGTCGCCCTCTCGGCCCCGTCCGTGACGGAGTCGGCCCCCGACCGCATCGCCGTGCAACTCGACCGCGACGGCGATGGGGAGCTGTCGGCCGGTGACGTTCGTCTCCTCCGTACCCCCAGCGACGGTGACGACGCCAGGGCCGAGGAGTCCGGCGCCGGGGTGCGTATCGAGGTGTTCCGCGATGGCGAGTGGATGGCCACCGACAGCGGCGCCGGGGCGCCCGTGGCCGCATCCGCGGCCGTCTCGCCCGCCAACACAGCGAGGGCCGCCGGACCCGGGTACGTCGTAGAGACAACAGGCGATGTCGACAGCGACACCGACGCCGGACTCGTCCTGGAGGCCGCACTCGACCGGCAGCATCTCGAGGAGGTGGCTGGGGCGGTCGATGCGGAGAGCGAGCGGACCGGCGTGTGGGTCGGCCTGGAACTCGAGGGAGAGACCTACGGCGTCGAGCGGATCGACCTCAGCGACGAACTCACCGGGAACGGGTACCTCGATTACCGGGTCAGGCCGCGCCTGCAGTTGCCCGAGGACGAGGTCGGCGTCGACCACATCGAGGTGACCCAGAGCGTGCAGACGGCGAGCAACTCGCTCCGGCTCGTCCGCGAGAAGGAGTCGCTCGCCCGCGTGTTCGTCACGCACGACAACAGCGACGCGACGGAGGTAACGGTCCGGCTGACGGGGTACGATGTGGGTGGCGGAACCGTCCGCACGCTCGGGACGGAGACGACGACGTTCGATGCGCCGTCGGGAACGCCGGACCGCAACGACGGCGACGACAGCGCGAACATCGAGTTGCCGGCGAGCTGGACCGACGTGGAGGACCTCCGGCTGGAGGCCCGGGTCTACCGGCTCGGGTACCTCGACCAGACGCCCGCGGACAACAGCCAGCAGACGACCGTCTCGTTCGTCGAGACGTTCGACCCGAACATCTACTACGTCCGCCCGGACGTGCAGAGCGGCGCCGGCACCTCGCGGACCACGACGGCGACCGCGGACGCGGCCACGGCGTCGCTCGCGGATACGTATCCCGTCGCGGACCCCACGTTCATCGAGCTCGCGGCGTCGAACGCCGACTTCGAGGGCGCGAGCACGAGCGAGCGCATCAACGAGCTGAACCGCGTCACCTTCGGGCTCCTGTGGGCGTCGGCCGCGACGACCGGCCCGAACTCGCCCGCCCGGCCGACGCAGGTGTACGGCTTCACGCCCGACTTCGCCGGCATCAGTGACCCGGCCTGGGACAACGGCGCCTCGTACGCGTCCATCGGTGGCCCCACCGGGTCGGCCCACCGACGGATGGTCATGGCCCACGAGATAAACCACAATCTCGGCGACGACGACTGGGGCAAGCACGTGGGCAACCGCTCGGCCAACCGGTTCGCGAACGGCTGTACGGCCGGTGCCGACGACGAGTGGTCGAGCATCAACCCGACGAACACCTACATCCAGGAGGTCGGGTGGGACCCGTCGGTCGGCATCATCCCGCAGCAGTTCCCGGAGTTCGAGAGCTACTGTCAGATCTGGGAGGTCCGGAGCACGGTTCCGGGCTGGTCCACGAACGACCCGCCGCAGTGGATCAGCGACTACCGCTGGGAACGCCTCGCCGACCGCTTCACCTCGTGGGACGACAACCCCGCGCACCCGAACCTCCGCAGTGACGGTGGCTCCGGGTCGGCCGAGACGGCCGCCGACAGCGCGTCCGGTCGCAAGTTGCTCGGACGCGAGCGGCCGACCGCGCGGCTCATCTCGGGTGTCCTTTTCCGGGAGGGTGGCGGTGAGTTGCGCCCCACCTTCGAGCAACCCGGCCGCGTCGGGCCGGAGATTCCCGGTACCGGCGTCGGGGTCGGCGCCGGCGTCGAGGACCCCCACGCCGTCCTCGTCGTGCAGTACGATGACAGGAGCGAGCGCGAGATACCGCTCGCGGGCCGGTTCGAGGACGGACTGGAGGAGTACGGTGACGAACCCGCGCGTCCGTTCACGGTTCCGGTCGCCGACAACGGCACCGTCAGCAGTATCACGCTCGTCGACGCCGACACGGGTGAGCCGCTCGACCGCCTCGCCCCGACGGACTTCCGACTCGAGGAGGCGTCGTTCGACCTGCCCGAGCGCTTCGGACGCGACCAGCCCACGCCGGTCGCGGTCGACCTCGCGGCGGAAGCCGAGGGGCCACTGTACACGCAACTCCTGTACACGCCGGACGGCACCACGCTCTACCCGTTCAGTAGCGTCCGGACCGACGGCGAGTTCACGGCCGCGTTCGACGGCCTGCCGGGCGGCGAGCGGGCGCGGTTCGTCCTCCTCGTGAGCGACGGGGTCGACACCCGGTTCGTCACCAGCGACCCGTTCACCGTCGAGCCTGCTGCGCCGGACGTGCGCATCGCCCGGAACGAGCGCTACGTCGTCGAGGGACCCGCCCCCGAGGACGAGCAACGGGAGCGCCGACAGCTGCGTGACGACGGCGGGTCGAGCGACCGAGCCGGCGAGGAGGTCGGCGACCAGGACCTGACGACCCGGCGGGTCGGCGGGCCAGTCCGTGCGGTCGCCGGCGAGTCGGTCTCGCTGTCGGCCTCGACGCGGGACGAGTGGGGCCGGTCGCTCCCGGTGTCGGCGGTCAGCTGGCAAGCGACCGACGAGAACGGACGGACCGTGGCCCGGCAGTCGGGCACCCCGTTCACGCACCGCTTCGCCCGACCGGGGACCTACGAGGTGACCGTGACCGGCACCGACCCGGACACCGGGCTGTCGGACACCGACACGATCCAGGTGGTGGTGTCGGCGCCGCCACTCCCGGACGCCGGACAGGTCGACGAGTTAAACGCGGCCAAGGAGGAGGCGGCCGACCAGGGCTGAGCCGCCGGCCCGCTCCCTCGGTCGTCCGCTCGCGACGCCACACTTCTCAATCGTCCGCAGGCTCCGTGACCGAGCCGCCCTCGCGCTCCCCGAGCGCGTTCCGGACGGCCTCGACGACGGATGCTGCCTCGCTCTCGTCGGGCGCCCGTCCCGCGAAGCTCACCTGCTCGAACGCCTCGGTCACGTCACGCAGTGCCTCGAGTTGCGCCTCGGACAGCCCGGCCTCGCTGGCTCGGCGGTAGAACTCCCAGTGCGTGACCGACGACCCCTCCGTGACGGGCAGCCCACGCCGGACGGCCGCGTAGCCCGACAGCACCGCCCGGGCATAGGCCCCATCCGAGAGTGCCTCCTGTACCGCCTCCACGCCAAGTCCGTGGCCCCCGCCGCCCACCGTGCCACCGTCGTCGCTGGATTCACCGGAGTAGCCCGCTTCCACGGCCGCGTCGTCGACCGTCTCGCCGCCGTCACGTCGACGGAGGAGCACGAACACACCGGCGACCAGCAGGATGCTCAGGATGCCCCCAGCGGCCACCACGGCGGGGTTCGACTCGACGAAGCCGACGGCCCGACCGAACGCACCCTCGGACGATGCCGTCCCCCCGCTCCGCATGGTGAGTTGCTGCCGGACGCGAGCGGCCTCCAGGTTCGTTCCGGCGCCGTCGAACGCGACGACGACGCCCACCTGCTCGCTCCCGGTCGCCGGGAACGACGCGTTCGGCACCGTCACCGTCCCGCGGTAGTACCCGGTCGCGTTCGTCTCGATGGTCCGTACCAGTCGCCCGTCGACACGGACCTCGAGCTCCTGCCCGGGGACGCCCTGGCCGTCGGCCTGCAACCGGCCGACCACCCGGACCGAGCGCTCGCCGACGGCCGTCTGTACGGCCCGCGCATCGAGGGCCGTCTCGGTCGGCGCCACCCGAACCGAGCGGCGGACGGCGTCGACGGTCACCGCCCGGTTCCGCGTCGCCCCCGCGACCGTCAGCGTCCGGTCACCCGGTGCGATTCCGGCCGGAAGGCGTGATTCCAGCACCGCGGCGCCGGTCGCGTTGGTCCGTGCTTCGCCGAGTGTCCGTCCGTCGACACGGAGCCGAAGGGGTACACCCTGCAGGTCGATGGGCTCGCTCCCGTCGGTCGTGACGCTCGCCACGGCACGCACCCCGTCGCGGTATCGGAGCGCCTCGGGCGTCTCCCCGACCGAGAGCGTCGCACGAATCCCCTCGACGGTGGCGTCAACCGTCTCGTTCGCCGGGAGATACACCGAGGTTGCGGGCGGCTGATACCACACCGACAGCGTCCGGTCGCCGGTTCGGATGGTCGTCGGCCGATAGGTCAGCCGGTACGACCCGGACTCGTCGACGGTGACCCGTGTCCGGTCGACGACTCGTGACCCACGCCCGGGGCCGGTCGCCAGCACGACGCTGCCGTTCCGGACCGTCGTCCCGTTGGCCATCCGCACCTGCCCCGTCACGACGAGCGGGTCACGGGCCGAGATGTTCCCCTGGGTCTCGCGGGTGGCCGTCACCGTCGTCGGGACGAACACCGCCGTGACGACCGTGTTCGTCGTGTTAGTGACGTTCGCCGTCACGGCCGCCGTGTTCTGCCTGACGGCCACGAGCGAGACGCCGGTCTGGTTGCCGATGTCGTTCGATGTCCGGGAGACGTTCGTTCCGGTCCGCTGGATGCTCCCCTGCAACTCGAGCAGCTCCCGCGCCAGCCGCCGTGCCCGAGTCGTGTTGCCGTTCCGTCGGGCCTCGCGATACTCACGGTAGGTCTGCCGGAACTGCTGTGTCTCGTTCGCGAACTCCTGTTGCTCTTCCTGGAGGTCGCGGTACGACTCGGCCGACTCGGAATCGTTCTCGGTACCTCCGGCATCCCGCCCGGTCACGTCGACGTACTTCG of the Haloglomus salinum genome contains:
- a CDS encoding transposase codes for the protein MTATTTKTLEATLAPPTAHKERKLCDLLDTYRAGLHEAFEAGCETMNATSDVVTPYDLPYQAKAALCNYVPQLHGTYDAQELDDDHPVRLTNQAAKFDHSPERDYEFTWWVPQPGRGTNFWIPLRINPAQEELWHDLVDGEASAGQLRLQRHRTSWTLHVTVEFPVEEPNYDPTDDDVTPVGFDIGEAHLLAGCACEQGTPTDPLLINGGRARHLRKEMHTTLKRLQEREAAQWRIDERFDHYQNALTDIIEKASRQAIEYACRFEKPVVVLEDLSDIREDLDYGEWMNRRLHAWAFARLQERIEDKARESGIPVEYIRPEYTSQTCHECGHIGYRDGDEFRCQNDECWVSEYHADINAAVNIADRHDPWGESLPLKSAGDDISRDGSACDSATTPTEQSQPRQMTLGEVGSEPTTGS
- a CDS encoding DUF6517 family protein codes for the protein MSSRRVATLLVVALVLTSGCSFLGGDTVAFTASPASVCSDTLSATGYSTEVSRWENQSRNVTVAGQTRTLQLDSYVSGYDRTNASGQTRGGFALFATPKASVAGQAANPVGGMSARDMVSTLSAELDQYGELSDIQRLGTDQVRVLGSETTRTRFGATGTDDNGDPVDVELSILRVEHGSDFVVAGSIHEQSNPGERERLDRLRGCIEHEDAQPTDAGPTATTTTGPDKKTPTDTETPVEAQLATGFHPPQVDGLLYGHSGQQLEEGSAAEWADGSVRSVTLRSADGERTLEGTLYVKEVQDRLYVALSAPSVTESAPDRIAVQLDRDGDGELSAGDVRLLRTPSDGDDARAEESGAGVRIEVFRDGEWMATDSGAGAPVAASAAVSPANTARAAGPGYVVETTGDVDSDTDAGLVLEAALDRQHLEEVAGAVDAESERTGVWVGLELEGETYGVERIDLSDELTGNGYLDYRVRPRLQLPEDEVGVDHIEVTQSVQTASNSLRLVREKESLARVFVTHDNSDATEVTVRLTGYDVGGGTVRTLGTETTTFDAPSGTPDRNDGDDSANIELPASWTDVEDLRLEARVYRLGYLDQTPADNSQQTTVSFVETFDPNIYYVRPDVQSGAGTSRTTTATADAATASLADTYPVADPTFIELAASNADFEGASTSERINELNRVTFGLLWASAATTGPNSPARPTQVYGFTPDFAGISDPAWDNGASYASIGGPTGSAHRRMVMAHEINHNLGDDDWGKHVGNRSANRFANGCTAGADDEWSSINPTNTYIQEVGWDPSVGIIPQQFPEFESYCQIWEVRSTVPGWSTNDPPQWISDYRWERLADRFTSWDDNPAHPNLRSDGGSGSAETAADSASGRKLLGRERPTARLISGVLFREGGGELRPTFEQPGRVGPEIPGTGVGVGAGVEDPHAVLVVQYDDRSEREIPLAGRFEDGLEEYGDEPARPFTVPVADNGTVSSITLVDADTGEPLDRLAPTDFRLEEASFDLPERFGRDQPTPVAVDLAAEAEGPLYTQLLYTPDGTTLYPFSSVRTDGEFTAAFDGLPGGERARFVLLVSDGVDTRFVTSDPFTVEPAAPDVRIARNERYVVEGPAPEDEQRERRQLRDDGGSSDRAGEEVGDQDLTTRRVGGPVRAVAGESVSLSASTRDEWGRSLPVSAVSWQATDENGRTVARQSGTPFTHRFARPGTYEVTVTGTDPDTGLSDTDTIQVVVSAPPLPDAGQVDELNAAKEEAADQG
- a CDS encoding DUF4129 domain-containing protein, which gives rise to MRRRVVLVLVLALALASIVPPVSAAGASTPERSGAGEFAALDSHVGALQAENNTTAVRHRDPEETDQNGDLAAVRGQLAGRMGEITVDCSEGIRIGNYDACEELNGSYSDALSKYVDVTGRDAGGTENDSESAESYRDLQEEQQEFANETQQFRQTYREYREARRNGNTTRARRLARELLELQGSIQRTGTNVSRTSNDIGNQTGVSLVAVRQNTAAVTANVTNTTNTVVTAVFVPTTVTATRETQGNISARDPLVVTGQVRMANGTTVRNGSVVLATGPGRGSRVVDRTRVTVDESGSYRLTYRPTTIRTGDRTLSVWYQPPATSVYLPANETVDATVEGIRATLSVGETPEALRYRDGVRAVASVTTDGSEPIDLQGVPLRLRVDGRTLGEARTNATGAAVLESRLPAGIAPGDRTLTVAGATRNRAVTVDAVRRSVRVAPTETALDARAVQTAVGERSVRVVGRLQADGQGVPGQELEVRVDGRLVRTIETNATGYYRGTVTVPNASFPATGSEQVGVVVAFDGAGTNLEAARVRQQLTMRSGGTASSEGAFGRAVGFVESNPAVVAAGGILSILLVAGVFVLLRRRDGGETVDDAAVEAGYSGESSDDGGTVGGGGHGLGVEAVQEALSDGAYARAVLSGYAAVRRGLPVTEGSSVTHWEFYRRASEAGLSEAQLEALRDVTEAFEQVSFAGRAPDESEAASVVEAVRNALGEREGGSVTEPADD